CGCAACCTGGCCAATCGCTCCCACCAATCGACCCAGGAGATCGAATCCATGATCGCCCAGTTGCAGCAGGGGGCCCAGGAGGCGGTAACCGCCATGCAAACGGCGCGACAAAGCGCCCAGGAGCGCAGCGAGCAGGTGCAGCAGGCGGTCAACAACCTGAATACCATCAGCGGCATAGTCGGCGATATCCGACAGCTCAACACGCAGATGGACCACGCCGCGCAAGAGCAGTTCTCGGTCACCGAGAGCATCAGCTACAATATCACCCATATCGCCCAACTGGCCGACAACACCGCCGAGGACGCCTCGCGCACCTCGCGCGTGAGCGAAGAGCTGGCCCGTCTATCGCATCAGCTCAACAACCTGATCGAACAATTTAAGCTGTGTGACTGAGCCAGGCGATGCCGGGCCGCGGCCAGCGGGCATTCTGTGGTAGGGTTAGCCCCTGTTGATTGAACGGACCTGCCCATGCGCCGAATCCTTGCCCTGAGTCTGCTGCTGAGCCTGGCCGCCTGTGGCGGCCCCAGTGAACAACCCAGCATCAGCCTCTACCTGGCCCTGCAGCGTGGCGACCTGAACCAGATCGAGCGCCATATTGCCTGGCAGGCCGATCTCAACGCCCCCCTGCCCAATGGCCTGATGCCCCTGCACCTAGTGGCGGCGGACGGACGCGTGGCCATTGCCCGACTGCTGATCAAACAGGGTGCCCAGGTCAATGGCCGGGATCAGAACGGCAACACCCCCATCTACCACGCCCTGCGCCAGGGCCGCACCCAGCTGGCGGAGATGCTGCTGCAGAAGCAGGCCAGGCTGGATGCCGACGCCATGCTCTGGCAACTGGTGCAGGATGAGATCAACGACCGCGATGTAGTACAGTTCCTGCAGCGCCAGGGGGCCGACATCAACCGCCTGCGGCAGGGCAAAAGCCTGCTTGGCGAGGCCATAAGGCGTGACAACCTGCACCTGAGCAAGCTGTTGATCCGCGCCGGGGCCGACGTCAACCTGGCCGAGGAGTCAGGCACCACGCCACTGCACTGGGCCCGCCAGGTGGGCAATGATGACATCATTCGCCAACTCCTGCGCCAGGGTGCCAAGGATCGGCCTTGAAGCATTGACCTAGGAGCCTGTCGGGTTTAAGTGCATCGCAACGGCCTGAGCCGCTCGCGTGAACACGCAACACCTTCCATGTGAACGGGATTGAGACATCACACATTGAAAAACTCTGTGATCTCTGTGGCTCTGTGGCTTAACTGCCAAAAAGCGGCAAACCTGCTCACTGACTGGAACGCCATCCTGAGCTTAAGGGCTTGCCGAAGCAACACACCAGCAAAGAGACCAATATGAGCAATACCCCGGAAGACTTAACCATCAATTACAGCGAGGCCGGCGAGGAGATCGTCAAGGAACTGGACAAGGTCATCCTCAGCCGTGGTGCCTGGACCACCATACTGTTCCGTTACCAGGAACTGGACCGGGCCAAGGGCGAGATGGGCAAGGACAAATACAGCATCCGCCGCTACCAGAAACGCAACGGCGAATATCTGCCCAAGTCCAAGTTCAATATCTCCAGCAAGGATCAGGCGAAGGCCATAGTCGAGGCCCTCAGCGGCTGGATCGATCCTGTCGAATAGATCGCAAGGGGTAAAGACTCCGTCATCAGGAGAATGCAGTGACAGTTCGCATCAAGAGTCATTGGCACGCCGAGGGGGCCGAGCGCTCCCTGGCAGAGATAGGCAGTGCCCTGGCCTTCAATGCCTGGCGTATCGCCAAGGACAAGGCCATCAATCTGCACGGCGAAGACTTTGTCTATGCCGACGACCGGCAGCGCATGGCGGTGATCACTGAATACCTGATATTTCAGGTACAGGTGGCCGATCGTGCCGCCCACCAACTGCTGGAGATGGACGCGGATGCACGCCGCCACCTCATCGTCAGCTTCGTCAAAAGTCTGGCGCAACACCTGCAGGACAACAGTGAAGACCTGTTCGGCCCGGGCGATTATGGTGGCCCCTTCATCGCCCTGCTCAACCAAGGGGCTGCGGACTATGCCGAATACCACTTCTCCGAAGACGGCCCCAGCTACCCCTTCTACCGCCATCTGGGCTTTCAGATACAGCAGATCATGGGGCAGGAAGGGGAAAATCGCTGGGTCATCGACCAGGTCATGGACAAGGATGGCCCGGATGTGGCAAAAAAGACCCTACGCATCCTCATGGACCTGACCGAATAAGCCATGCCTCATCCCATCAACGCCAAACCGGAAAGACTGCTGGACGCCCAGATCGCCAGCTGGGTGGAAAACCTGTGCCATTCCCACGAGATCTCCGACCCGGAGCTGATTCGAACCTCGAAAAAACAGGTCAAGCAATACGTGCTCGATAACCTGGAACAGGGTCAGGCGCTGGATATGAATCGGATTACACCGCTGCTGGCCGAGGCACTGAAGACCCTGAACGGCCAGCTGGCCAACAACGACCCGCGGGAAATCTGAGCCAGAGCACATGACCCTGACCGAACTGCGTTACATCCTGGCGGTCGCCCGGGAGGGTCATTTTGGCCGCGCCGCCGCCAGCTGTTTCGTCAGTCAGCCGACCCTGTCCATGGGCATCAAGCGCCTGGAAGAGGAGCTGGACATGCGCCTGTTCGAGCGCGGCACCTCCAGGGTCAGGGTAACCGCCAAGGGCCGCCCCATCATCGAGCAGGCCCAGCGGGTAATCGAAGAGGCCGAGCGTATCGGCACCATCGCCCGCCATGGCCAAGACCCCATGCAAGGCCCCCTGCGCATCGGGGCCATCTTCACCATCGCCCCCTATCTGCTGCCCAAGCTGATCCCGCTGCTGCACCAGAGCGCGCCGCAGATGCCCCTGCTGATCCAGGAGGATTTCACCGCCCAGCTGCGCGAAAAACTCAAACACGGCGAGCTGGATGCCATCATCATCGCCCTGCCCTTTGACGAGGTCGGGGTAGAGACCCTGCCCCTGTACACCGAAGCGTTCAGGGTGCTGTTGCCCCAGGACCACCCCTGGGCCGAACGCGACTGCATCGACAGCGGCCAGCTTAGCCAACTGGAGCTTTTGCTGCTCGGCCCCGGCCACTGCTTCCGCGACCAGATCCTGCAAGTCTGCCCCGAGTGCAACCGCAGCTCCAGCAGCAAC
This is a stretch of genomic DNA from gamma proteobacterium SS-5. It encodes these proteins:
- a CDS encoding ankyrin repeat domain-containing protein, which codes for MRRILALSLLLSLAACGGPSEQPSISLYLALQRGDLNQIERHIAWQADLNAPLPNGLMPLHLVAADGRVAIARLLIKQGAQVNGRDQNGNTPIYHALRQGRTQLAEMLLQKQARLDADAMLWQLVQDEINDRDVVQFLQRQGADINRLRQGKSLLGEAIRRDNLHLSKLLIRAGADVNLAEESGTTPLHWARQVGNDDIIRQLLRQGAKDRP
- a CDS encoding LysR family transcriptional regulator, with product MTLTELRYILAVAREGHFGRAAASCFVSQPTLSMGIKRLEEELDMRLFERGTSRVRVTAKGRPIIEQAQRVIEEAERIGTIARHGQDPMQGPLRIGAIFTIAPYLLPKLIPLLHQSAPQMPLLIQEDFTAQLREKLKHGELDAIIIALPFDEVGVETLPLYTEAFRVLLPQDHPWAERDCIDSGQLSQLELLLLGPGHCFRDQILQVCPECNRSSSSNIELQRTLEGGSLETIRLMVSSGIGATVLPCTALAERQDANTQVLPFSEPAPRRQVALAWRRSFHRASAIDAVAEAIRACPLPCIQRLNEDQTADQPSLSRKAK